Proteins encoded by one window of Gordonia jinghuaiqii:
- a CDS encoding alpha/beta fold hydrolase, which produces MSYLAVENDRRIYFEHHRGDARPVVLIHGWAANTRCWDTTAPALKAAGHEVVLVDLRGCGRSDKDFEDVSIGALAADVVKVVEHLGLSSPVVNGWSLGGAVATAAAASLGSRAAGLVLTGGASPRYTATDDWPYGGTSDDVEGVLAGAAANRADTFRGVAAAVCATPPSSDVLDWIWGMFLEMGPIGDDSLRDLARTDLRKELGGLEVPILLLHGRDDAFVPFAGAQAVLDLNPRARLVPFDGCGHAPFLEDRDRYLAELTGFLKQ; this is translated from the coding sequence ATGAGCTATCTCGCGGTTGAGAACGATCGCCGGATCTACTTCGAGCATCACCGCGGTGACGCCCGTCCGGTGGTTCTGATCCACGGCTGGGCTGCCAACACCCGTTGCTGGGACACCACTGCCCCGGCGCTGAAGGCCGCCGGTCACGAGGTCGTACTCGTCGACCTGCGTGGTTGCGGTCGCTCGGACAAGGACTTCGAGGACGTGTCCATCGGGGCACTGGCCGCCGACGTCGTCAAGGTGGTCGAGCACCTCGGGCTGTCGTCCCCGGTCGTCAACGGCTGGTCCCTCGGCGGTGCGGTGGCCACCGCCGCCGCGGCGTCGCTCGGCTCACGGGCCGCCGGCCTGGTCCTGACCGGCGGTGCGTCGCCCCGGTACACCGCCACCGACGACTGGCCCTACGGCGGAACATCCGACGACGTCGAAGGCGTGCTGGCCGGCGCCGCCGCCAACCGCGCCGACACCTTCCGCGGCGTCGCCGCCGCCGTGTGCGCGACCCCACCGAGTTCCGATGTGCTCGACTGGATCTGGGGAATGTTCCTGGAGATGGGCCCGATCGGCGACGACTCGCTGCGAGACCTCGCCCGCACCGATCTGCGCAAGGAACTCGGCGGCCTCGAGGTCCCGATCCTGCTGCTCCACGGGCGCGACGACGCGTTCGTCCCCTTCGCCGGCGCCCAGGCCGTCCTCGACCTGAACCCGCGGGCGCGCCTGGTGCCCTTCGACGGGTGCGGGCATGCCCCCTTCCTCGAGGACCGTGACCGGTACCTCGCCGAACTGACGGGATTCCTGAAGCAATGA
- a CDS encoding phosphotransferase family protein produces MARSTIPDRPAPAARLPVDPDALAGWMDDQGLPGGDTIDLEPLRGGTQNIMVTVSRGGRRYVLRRGPRHLRPQSNAVIAREMTLLAALRATDVAHPRFVAGTDDPAVLGATFYLMEPVDGFNAAEMLPAAYAATPEGRKAMGYALIDALAGLAAVDHTAVGLRDFGKPEGFLERQVPRWLAEHERFASTPGYPGGTFGDLERVAGWLEDNRPGDFRPGLLHGDYHVANVLFDHRRPEVAAIVDWEMATVGDPLLDLGVLLAIWPDSARRPDLYESALGLAGDLPTRSEIVARYAERSDRDLSALDWYTVLASFKLGIILEGTYARSCDGKAPRDVGERLHRYAEGLFGRARHVIDGS; encoded by the coding sequence ATGGCTCGCAGCACGATCCCCGACCGCCCCGCCCCGGCCGCCCGACTGCCGGTGGACCCCGATGCCCTGGCGGGATGGATGGACGACCAGGGACTGCCGGGCGGTGACACGATCGACCTCGAGCCCCTCCGCGGCGGCACACAGAACATCATGGTCACCGTCAGCCGAGGCGGCCGCAGATACGTGCTCCGTCGCGGCCCCCGACACCTCCGGCCCCAGTCGAATGCGGTCATCGCGCGGGAGATGACACTGCTGGCGGCACTGAGAGCCACCGACGTCGCCCATCCCCGCTTCGTCGCCGGCACCGACGATCCCGCCGTGCTCGGTGCCACCTTCTACCTCATGGAGCCCGTCGACGGGTTCAACGCCGCCGAGATGCTGCCCGCCGCCTACGCCGCCACTCCCGAGGGACGAAAGGCCATGGGGTACGCTCTCATCGACGCGCTGGCCGGACTGGCGGCGGTTGACCACACCGCCGTCGGCCTGCGCGACTTCGGCAAGCCGGAGGGCTTCCTCGAACGGCAGGTGCCCCGGTGGCTGGCCGAACACGAACGGTTCGCCTCGACACCCGGATATCCCGGTGGCACGTTCGGTGATCTCGAACGCGTGGCCGGCTGGCTCGAGGACAACCGTCCCGGCGACTTCCGGCCGGGACTGCTGCACGGTGATTATCACGTGGCCAACGTCCTGTTCGATCACCGTCGGCCCGAGGTCGCGGCGATCGTCGACTGGGAGATGGCCACCGTCGGCGATCCCCTGCTGGATCTCGGTGTGCTGCTGGCCATCTGGCCCGACAGCGCCCGCCGGCCCGACCTGTACGAGAGCGCCCTAGGGCTGGCCGGCGACCTGCCCACCAGGAGCGAGATCGTCGCGAGGTACGCCGAGCGTTCCGACCGCGATCTGAGCGCGCTGGACTGGTACACGGTTCTCGCGAGTTTCAAACTCGGCATCATCCTCGAAGGCACCTACGCCCGGTCGTGTGACGGCAAGGCACCCCGCGACGTCGGCGAACGTCTGCACCGCTACGCCGAAGGCCTCTTCGGCCGGGCCCGACACGTCATCGACGGGTCCTGA
- a CDS encoding bifunctional 3,4-dihydroxy-2-butanone-4-phosphate synthase/GTP cyclohydrolase II: MTNTTPTPIGTEASTQSVARAVAAIAAGGFVVVVDDDDRENEGDLIASAASITDEQMSFLVRHTTGIICAPMTAERARRLDLPQMVADNRDAHGTAFTVTVDHHDAGTGVSARDRALTVRALAADDTAATDLRRPGHVFPLQAREGGVLTRAGHTEAAVDLVTMAGAGDVGVIGEIIAEDGSMRRGEDLLAFAAHHGLPVLRIADLVAHRAAAGTFVRQIATAAMPTLFGDFRAVAYRSDIDDTEHLALVMGDVAAAGASGEGALVRVHSECLTGDIVGSLRCDCGAQLEQALAAIAEEGCGAVVYLRGHEGRGIGLGHKIRAYALQEQGLDTVDANTALGLPVDSRTYGTGAAIISDLGIRRVRLITNNPAKYGGLGGHDLEIVGRVVMPTVPTPHNVRYLRTKQERMGHVLHGDALAETSGA, translated from the coding sequence ATGACGAACACCACCCCGACCCCCATCGGCACCGAGGCCTCGACGCAGTCCGTCGCGCGTGCCGTCGCGGCGATCGCCGCCGGCGGATTCGTCGTCGTGGTCGACGACGACGACCGCGAGAACGAGGGCGATCTCATCGCTTCGGCGGCGTCCATCACCGACGAACAGATGTCCTTCCTCGTCCGCCACACCACCGGCATCATCTGCGCGCCGATGACCGCCGAGCGGGCCCGCCGCCTCGACCTGCCCCAGATGGTCGCCGACAATCGCGACGCGCACGGCACCGCCTTCACCGTCACCGTCGATCACCACGACGCCGGCACCGGCGTCTCCGCCCGCGACCGGGCACTGACGGTGCGGGCCCTCGCCGCCGACGACACCGCCGCCACCGACCTCCGCCGTCCCGGTCACGTGTTCCCCCTGCAGGCACGCGAGGGAGGCGTACTCACCCGCGCCGGCCACACCGAGGCCGCTGTCGACCTGGTCACGATGGCCGGGGCAGGCGACGTGGGGGTCATCGGCGAGATCATCGCCGAGGACGGATCGATGCGCCGGGGCGAGGATCTCCTCGCCTTCGCCGCCCACCACGGACTGCCGGTGCTGCGTATCGCCGACCTGGTGGCCCACCGGGCCGCCGCCGGGACGTTCGTGCGGCAGATCGCCACCGCCGCGATGCCCACCCTCTTCGGCGACTTCCGCGCCGTCGCCTACCGCTCGGACATCGACGACACCGAACATCTCGCACTCGTCATGGGTGACGTGGCCGCCGCCGGCGCGTCCGGCGAAGGGGCGCTGGTCCGGGTCCACAGCGAGTGCCTCACCGGCGACATCGTCGGCTCCCTCCGCTGCGACTGCGGCGCCCAACTCGAGCAGGCCCTGGCCGCGATCGCCGAAGAAGGTTGCGGCGCTGTGGTCTACCTGCGCGGACACGAGGGACGCGGCATCGGGCTCGGCCACAAGATCCGTGCCTACGCACTCCAGGAGCAGGGACTCGACACCGTCGACGCCAACACCGCCCTCGGCCTGCCGGTGGACTCCCGTACCTATGGCACAGGTGCCGCGATCATCTCCGATCTCGGTATCCGACGAGTACGTCTCATCACCAATAACCCGGCCAAGTACGGCGGACTCGGGGGGCACGACCTCGAGATCGTCGGGCGCGTCGTGATGCCGACGGTGCCGACCCCCCACAACGTCCGCTACCTACGGACCAAGCAGGAACGAATGGGCCACGTGCTCCACGGCGATGCACTGGCCGAGACCTCCGGGGCATGA
- a CDS encoding nuclear transport factor 2 family protein, translated as MATSTARLDPDPQITAQQNKALVAEFMEVFSSGDVDAILSFLAPNATWWVGGTIDGISGTKNKEEFGAMLAGLSATTKTGAIALKPLAWTAEGDRVAVETESYSEMANGRVYNNLYHFVFVVRDGKIHEVKEFLDTEHTRAVFLD; from the coding sequence ATGGCAACCAGCACAGCGCGCCTCGACCCAGACCCGCAGATCACCGCGCAGCAGAACAAGGCTCTGGTCGCGGAATTCATGGAGGTGTTCTCCAGCGGCGACGTCGACGCCATCCTGTCCTTCCTGGCGCCGAACGCCACCTGGTGGGTCGGCGGCACCATCGACGGCATCTCCGGGACGAAGAACAAGGAGGAGTTCGGCGCGATGCTGGCCGGTCTCTCCGCCACCACGAAAACCGGTGCCATCGCACTGAAGCCGCTGGCCTGGACCGCCGAGGGCGACCGCGTCGCCGTCGAGACCGAGTCGTATTCGGAGATGGCGAACGGACGGGTCTACAACAACCTCTACCACTTCGTCTTCGTCGTCCGCGACGGAAAGATCCACGAGGTCAAGGAGTTTCTCGACACCGAGCACACCCGCGCGGTCTTCCTCGACTGA
- a CDS encoding acyl-CoA dehydrogenase family protein, with the protein MAWDFSTEPAFQKKLDWMRDFVRTEVFPLETLDLDWDQLRRAIAPLQEEVKVNDLWAAHLDPELGGQGYGQVKLGLMQEILGSTPYGPLVFGCQAPDSGNCEILAAVGTDEQKRRWLRPLLAGEYYSSFALTEPDNAGADPTNLTTTAVRDGDGWVLNGHKWFISNAATADFMIVVAVTDPDAERHRRTSQFIIPIGAPGLDVVRDIGSVENPRPRPHTYGSHCEVVLRDVTVDDSALLGNRGDGFLIAQKRLGPGRIHHCMRWIGQASRAFDMMCERATYRYAHGSVLADKQTVRNFIADSAAEIQALRLMTLHAAWRIDEEGTAAARKDIALIKFFGAKILHDVIDRALQVHGSLGYSADLPLESMYRAARAARLYDGPDEVHRDSVARQYLKGYTRPADDRPSEHIPTRREAAQRRFADLLAEQP; encoded by the coding sequence ATGGCCTGGGATTTCTCCACCGAACCCGCATTCCAGAAGAAACTCGACTGGATGCGGGATTTCGTCCGCACCGAGGTCTTCCCCCTCGAGACACTGGATCTCGACTGGGATCAGTTGCGCAGGGCGATCGCGCCGCTGCAGGAAGAGGTCAAGGTCAACGACCTCTGGGCGGCGCACCTCGATCCCGAACTCGGTGGTCAGGGATACGGCCAGGTGAAACTCGGCCTGATGCAGGAGATCCTGGGGTCGACCCCGTACGGGCCGCTCGTCTTCGGTTGCCAGGCACCGGATTCCGGAAACTGCGAGATCCTCGCGGCGGTCGGGACCGACGAGCAGAAGCGCCGCTGGCTCCGGCCTCTCCTGGCCGGTGAGTACTACTCCTCGTTCGCGCTCACCGAACCCGACAATGCCGGCGCCGATCCCACCAACCTCACCACCACCGCCGTTCGCGACGGCGACGGGTGGGTCCTCAACGGCCACAAGTGGTTCATCAGCAACGCCGCCACCGCCGACTTCATGATCGTCGTCGCCGTCACCGATCCCGACGCCGAACGCCACCGCCGGACATCGCAGTTCATCATCCCCATCGGCGCACCGGGACTCGACGTCGTCCGCGACATCGGTTCGGTGGAGAATCCCCGCCCGCGTCCACATACCTACGGCTCGCACTGCGAGGTCGTGCTGCGCGACGTCACAGTCGACGACTCGGCGCTGCTCGGAAACCGGGGCGACGGCTTCCTGATCGCCCAGAAGCGGCTCGGCCCCGGCCGGATTCACCATTGCATGCGCTGGATCGGTCAGGCGAGCCGCGCTTTCGACATGATGTGTGAACGGGCCACCTACCGTTACGCACACGGCTCGGTCCTCGCCGACAAGCAGACCGTCCGCAACTTCATCGCCGACTCGGCCGCCGAGATCCAGGCCCTTCGGCTCATGACGCTGCACGCCGCGTGGCGCATCGACGAAGAGGGTACGGCCGCCGCCCGCAAGGACATCGCGCTGATCAAGTTCTTCGGCGCCAAGATCCTGCACGACGTCATCGACCGCGCCCTGCAGGTACACGGTTCCCTCGGCTACAGCGCCGATCTCCCGCTGGAGTCGATGTACCGCGCGGCGCGTGCAGCCCGCCTGTACGACGGGCCGGACGAGGTGCATCGCGACAGCGTCGCCCGTCAGTACCTGAAGGGGTACACGCGTCCGGCCGACGACCGGCCGTCCGAACACATCCCCACCCGTCGCGAGGCCGCGCAGCGTCGCTTCGCCGACCTGCTCGCCGAGCAGCCCTGA
- a CDS encoding flavin reductase family protein, which yields MSDTAVHQVALGFREVMARVCTPVAVVTAFDGQRPHGTTVSAFTSLSMGPPMILVSLDRGSDLLAIIRRTGAFGLNVLAHDQADVALRFARKGAEKFDGVDWSASARLPRLGGASGWLACTTETLVDGGDHVVALGTVIETGVTPAAPLTYHDRVFGTHRAFEVA from the coding sequence ATGAGCGACACCGCCGTCCACCAGGTGGCCCTCGGGTTCCGGGAGGTGATGGCCCGGGTGTGTACGCCCGTCGCGGTCGTCACGGCCTTCGACGGACAACGCCCACACGGCACCACGGTCAGCGCCTTCACGTCGCTGTCGATGGGGCCGCCGATGATCCTGGTGTCACTCGACCGCGGCTCCGACCTCCTGGCGATCATCCGCCGCACCGGCGCTTTCGGGTTGAATGTCCTCGCCCACGACCAGGCCGACGTCGCGCTCCGGTTCGCCCGAAAGGGCGCGGAAAAGTTCGACGGGGTCGACTGGTCGGCGTCTGCACGTCTCCCCCGCCTCGGCGGCGCGTCGGGCTGGCTGGCGTGTACGACAGAGACCCTCGTCGACGGCGGCGATCACGTCGTCGCACTCGGCACCGTCATCGAGACCGGCGTGACGCCCGCCGCGCCCCTGACCTACCACGACCGGGTGTTCGGCACCCACCGAGCATTCGAGGTCGCATGA
- a CDS encoding helix-turn-helix domain-containing protein: MTSIVNRTGTATGSGTASGAGTSSGAVDGAAHVPSRERDVIAAFAEITTEAITDTRLEDLLSLVGQKLCALLGVTRCSVYLRHANGSYRGAAGFCKEAGDITQAVKKQISGFDGDLFSQEVINTRAPVVIADALNDPRPHRRTMTHWDVRAMLGVPLTFDDAVIGLIFVDSRGREHEFTREDIEVAELFARLSALFISQAMLNTRLRGQAAEIARNNATLAYLADVHHRLTSAVLEGANIHRVVELLSELSAKPVVLYNNSFEVLAWAAPEALKLTAPPVMSAKVRATSSVRQTLAQLSVSTPSAIVPAQLAVGLGRRHLMCRMVIEGKQSGFLGIVEVGRSLEALDANIAERGATVLALQMLSERRQIETEGQARDDYLSDLLRNSRDKEHLIRRGPQFGIDLTYPHVLVRFTVDDATDKLTASAIQSLVTRTFAAVMSIPPPPAVRLPGAVVVMVRLDSDDPDEVGRVRDHLSMIRDRLGTELSLGATLISEICRQAVDYPHAHRDLREMGSIAKSFGWDQRVMTLDELGLFRVVVSSGHVKEAVRFAHSFVATVREHDDGTLLATWRAFVAADGKVQATAAALDVHENTIRYRLGRIKEIARRDPTSLDCLLSAKMAFQVLDLAGQ, from the coding sequence ATGACGTCCATCGTGAACCGGACCGGCACCGCTACGGGATCCGGCACCGCTTCCGGTGCCGGCACTTCCTCCGGCGCGGTCGACGGCGCGGCCCACGTGCCCAGCAGGGAACGCGACGTCATCGCCGCGTTCGCCGAGATCACGACCGAGGCGATCACCGACACCAGACTCGAGGATCTGCTCAGCCTGGTCGGCCAGAAGCTCTGTGCGCTCCTGGGCGTCACCCGCTGCTCGGTCTACCTGCGCCACGCGAACGGCAGTTATCGCGGCGCCGCCGGGTTCTGCAAGGAAGCCGGGGACATCACCCAGGCGGTCAAGAAGCAGATCTCCGGTTTCGACGGCGACCTCTTCAGCCAGGAGGTCATCAACACCCGCGCGCCCGTCGTGATCGCCGACGCGCTCAACGACCCGCGTCCCCACCGCCGAACGATGACGCACTGGGATGTCCGCGCGATGCTCGGCGTCCCGCTCACCTTCGACGATGCGGTCATCGGCCTGATCTTCGTCGACAGTCGCGGCCGCGAACACGAGTTCACGCGCGAGGACATCGAGGTGGCCGAACTGTTCGCACGGCTCAGCGCGCTGTTCATCAGCCAGGCCATGCTCAACACCCGCCTGCGCGGGCAGGCCGCCGAGATCGCCCGGAACAACGCGACCCTGGCATACCTCGCCGACGTCCACCACCGGCTGACCAGCGCGGTCCTCGAGGGCGCCAACATCCACCGGGTCGTCGAACTGTTGTCGGAGCTGTCGGCCAAGCCTGTGGTTCTCTACAACAACTCGTTCGAGGTGCTCGCCTGGGCCGCCCCCGAGGCGCTGAAGCTGACCGCACCGCCGGTCATGAGTGCCAAGGTGCGCGCCACCAGCTCGGTTCGCCAGACACTGGCGCAGCTGTCGGTGAGCACGCCGTCGGCGATCGTCCCCGCTCAGCTCGCCGTCGGACTCGGACGCCGACACCTCATGTGCCGCATGGTGATCGAAGGCAAGCAGTCCGGCTTCCTCGGCATCGTCGAAGTCGGCCGGAGCCTGGAGGCACTCGATGCGAACATCGCCGAGCGGGGTGCCACGGTCCTGGCGTTGCAGATGCTCTCCGAACGCCGTCAGATCGAGACCGAGGGCCAGGCCCGCGACGACTACCTGTCGGACCTGTTGCGCAACAGCCGCGACAAGGAGCATCTCATCCGGCGCGGACCGCAGTTCGGCATCGACTTGACCTACCCGCACGTCCTCGTCCGGTTCACCGTCGACGACGCCACCGACAAGCTGACGGCATCGGCGATCCAGTCCCTGGTCACGCGCACGTTCGCCGCGGTGATGTCGATCCCGCCGCCGCCGGCGGTGCGTCTGCCGGGAGCGGTGGTCGTCATGGTCCGCCTCGACTCCGACGACCCCGACGAGGTCGGACGGGTGCGCGACCACCTGTCGATGATCCGGGACCGGCTCGGTACCGAGCTCTCCCTGGGCGCCACGCTGATCTCCGAGATCTGCCGCCAGGCCGTCGACTATCCGCACGCCCACCGCGACCTGCGCGAGATGGGTTCGATCGCAAAATCTTTCGGCTGGGACCAACGGGTGATGACCCTCGACGAACTCGGACTGTTCCGGGTGGTGGTCTCCAGCGGTCACGTGAAGGAGGCGGTGCGCTTCGCGCATTCCTTCGTCGCGACGGTCCGCGAACACGACGACGGCACCCTCCTGGCCACCTGGCGTGCCTTCGTCGCCGCGGACGGCAAGGTGCAGGCCACCGCGGCGGCACTGGATGTCCACGAGAACACGATCCGGTACCGGCTGGGACGGATCAAGGAGATCGCGCGCCGCGATCCGACGTCGCTGGACTGCCTCCTGTCGGCCAAGATGGCCTTTCAGGTCCTCGATCTCGCCGGTCAGTGA
- a CDS encoding LLM class flavin-dependent oxidoreductase encodes MDVGVLLVFQNYHDNVSDEEVFLHDLELGVLAEKAGFDSVWSAEHHFDDYSMCPDNFAILAYLAGRTSKVMLGIGATILPWNDPLRVVEKAIMLDQMSGGRVLLGMGRGLAKMEYEAFGIPMEEARPRFNEAAEMVLRGLRTGVVSGDGPMYPQPEIALRPAPNPNTSWDGRLFAAAMSPDSVPVVADLGVQMMTFMQFPFEKHAEAINGWRQMFRDAQGTEPGPPVIQDFVICHEDAEEARRLAYEHINRYFLSVIKHYDFAGKHWRETKGYETYQAGADMIREAGMEAAADAYVEANVYGTPEQIVEKYAHRHELIGDFLPNAAFSFGGLPFDEAEKSLKLFGEKVVPELHKMTARTPAGV; translated from the coding sequence ATGGATGTCGGCGTACTGCTCGTCTTCCAGAACTACCACGACAACGTCAGCGACGAGGAGGTCTTCTTACACGACCTCGAGCTCGGCGTACTGGCCGAAAAGGCCGGTTTCGATTCGGTCTGGTCGGCCGAACACCACTTCGACGACTACTCGATGTGCCCGGACAACTTCGCCATCCTGGCCTACCTCGCCGGTCGCACCTCGAAGGTCATGCTGGGCATCGGTGCCACCATCCTGCCGTGGAACGATCCGCTGCGCGTGGTCGAGAAGGCCATCATGCTCGACCAGATGTCGGGCGGCCGTGTACTTCTCGGCATGGGACGCGGTCTGGCGAAGATGGAGTACGAGGCCTTCGGCATCCCGATGGAGGAGGCCCGCCCTCGCTTCAACGAGGCCGCCGAGATGGTGCTGCGCGGTCTCCGCACCGGCGTCGTCTCCGGCGACGGTCCGATGTACCCGCAGCCCGAGATCGCACTGCGGCCCGCGCCCAACCCGAACACTTCTTGGGACGGAAGACTTTTCGCTGCCGCGATGTCGCCGGATTCGGTACCCGTGGTCGCCGACCTCGGTGTGCAGATGATGACCTTCATGCAGTTCCCGTTCGAGAAGCACGCGGAAGCGATCAACGGATGGAGGCAGATGTTCCGCGACGCCCAGGGCACCGAGCCCGGCCCGCCGGTCATCCAGGACTTCGTCATCTGCCACGAGGACGCCGAGGAGGCCCGGCGCCTGGCCTACGAGCACATCAACCGGTACTTCCTGTCGGTCATCAAGCACTACGACTTCGCGGGCAAGCACTGGCGGGAGACCAAGGGCTACGAGACCTATCAGGCCGGCGCGGACATGATCCGTGAGGCCGGTATGGAAGCGGCCGCCGACGCCTACGTCGAGGCCAACGTCTACGGCACTCCCGAGCAGATCGTGGAGAAGTACGCCCACCGCCACGAGCTCATCGGCGACTTCCTTCCCAACGCGGCCTTCTCCTTCGGCGGACTCCCCTTCGACGAGGCGGAGAAGAGCCTGAAGCTGTTCGGCGAGAAGGTCGTCCCCGAGCTGCACAAGATGACCGCACGGACACCCGCGGGCGTCTGA
- a CDS encoding SDR family oxidoreductase encodes MSPAPKVWIVTGGSRGIGRAVVETVTARGDQVVSLARGVSTTPFTHPAQVLELKADITDSESVAGALSTVKEEYGGVDALINVAGVHRGGRVDDLSREAWDLVLGTNLTGAFEMCKATVPILRPGSSIVNVGAVVGLRGFPGDVAYGSAKAGLSGLTQVLAAELAPRDIRVNLVVPGFVDTDMTSGLSDRARARIVSSIPAGRTGRPEEIAQVIVDVAGSTYMYGATVPVDGGLLGSFSGGNR; translated from the coding sequence ATGAGCCCTGCACCCAAGGTCTGGATCGTCACCGGCGGATCCCGTGGCATCGGCCGGGCGGTGGTCGAAACCGTCACCGCCCGTGGCGATCAGGTGGTCTCTCTCGCGCGAGGCGTGTCCACCACCCCATTCACCCATCCCGCGCAGGTACTGGAACTCAAGGCCGACATCACCGACTCCGAATCGGTGGCGGGCGCGTTGTCCACCGTGAAGGAGGAGTACGGCGGCGTCGACGCGCTGATCAACGTTGCCGGGGTCCACCGCGGCGGCCGCGTCGACGACCTGAGTCGTGAGGCGTGGGATCTGGTGCTGGGAACCAATCTCACCGGTGCGTTCGAGATGTGCAAAGCGACCGTCCCGATTCTCCGACCGGGCTCATCGATCGTGAATGTCGGTGCGGTGGTGGGTCTTCGAGGATTTCCGGGCGACGTGGCCTACGGCTCGGCCAAGGCCGGTCTCAGCGGGCTGACCCAGGTCCTCGCCGCCGAGCTCGCTCCCCGCGACATCCGCGTCAACCTGGTCGTCCCGGGTTTTGTGGATACCGACATGACGTCCGGGCTCAGCGATCGGGCGCGCGCACGCATCGTCTCGTCGATTCCCGCCGGCCGCACGGGACGTCCGGAGGAGATCGCGCAGGTCATCGTCGACGTGGCGGGGTCGACCTACATGTACGGGGCCACGGTGCCGGTCGACGGAGGACTGCTCGGTTCCTTCAGCGGCGGCAACCGGTGA
- a CDS encoding LLM class flavin-dependent oxidoreductase — protein sequence MKFSLFYVLESPDGDFRRAYDEMLSQVEIAESLGFDGVWLAEHHGSAYGSMPSPQVAAAAIAARTTRIRIGVAVSNLTLAWPVRIAEDYAMVDVISGGRLDFGAGRGYQPHEFRAMGVGDRQDVSREVFDEAFQIVTGLWTKAVGEPYTFRGKHFHIDAVDCRPAPLQQPTPPIYVASISPETFDLVADHGHNMLVTPTLMTLPELNGFVVGAKRTLMHRGCDPLSLDFPMNWQIHLAQNDARAVEQARPCLEWYFDNVMAAVPQGAQAPAGYERYAALAEAAAEGAMSLTGLREGGVCYVGEPDGLVREIEILREETGLDHLICWMRFGGMPHEHVVRSMELLAEHVMPRFADAPPLVPRTLRDEEPATATDRYFDIEFDEEGEFHELSRG from the coding sequence GTGAAGTTCAGCCTGTTCTACGTGTTGGAGAGTCCCGACGGGGACTTCCGCCGGGCCTACGACGAGATGCTGTCGCAGGTCGAGATCGCCGAGAGCCTCGGATTCGACGGGGTCTGGCTCGCCGAACACCACGGCAGCGCCTACGGCTCGATGCCCTCGCCACAGGTGGCCGCGGCGGCCATCGCGGCCCGCACCACGCGGATACGCATCGGCGTCGCGGTCAGCAACCTGACCCTCGCCTGGCCGGTGCGCATCGCCGAGGACTACGCCATGGTCGACGTGATCTCCGGCGGCCGGCTCGATTTCGGCGCAGGCCGCGGCTACCAGCCCCACGAGTTCCGCGCGATGGGCGTCGGGGACCGACAAGACGTCAGCCGTGAGGTCTTCGACGAGGCCTTCCAGATCGTCACCGGACTCTGGACGAAGGCCGTCGGTGAGCCGTACACCTTCCGCGGCAAGCACTTTCACATCGATGCCGTCGACTGCCGACCGGCTCCGCTGCAACAGCCGACGCCGCCGATCTATGTGGCGTCCATCAGTCCCGAGACCTTCGACCTGGTGGCCGACCACGGGCACAACATGCTCGTGACCCCGACGCTGATGACGTTGCCCGAGCTGAACGGATTCGTGGTCGGCGCCAAACGCACACTCATGCACCGCGGCTGCGATCCGCTCTCCCTCGACTTCCCGATGAACTGGCAGATTCACCTGGCGCAGAACGATGCGCGGGCGGTGGAACAGGCCCGGCCCTGCCTCGAGTGGTACTTCGACAACGTGATGGCGGCGGTCCCCCAGGGTGCGCAGGCACCCGCGGGCTATGAGCGATACGCCGCCCTGGCCGAAGCCGCGGCCGAAGGCGCGATGTCGCTGACCGGCCTGCGCGAGGGCGGCGTGTGCTACGTCGGCGAACCCGACGGACTCGTCCGCGAGATCGAGATCCTCCGAGAGGAGACGGGCCTCGATCACCTCATCTGCTGGATGCGGTTCGGCGGGATGCCCCACGAGCACGTCGTGCGGTCGATGGAACTGCTCGCCGAGCACGTCATGCCACGTTTCGCCGACGCACCACCACTCGTCCCTCGCACCCTGCGCGACGAGGAACCGGCCACTGCCACCGACAGATATTTCGACATCGAGTTCGACGAAGAAGGAGAGTTCCATGAGCTATCTCGCGGTTGA